In Nitrosopumilus sp., one DNA window encodes the following:
- a CDS encoding thr operon leader peptide → MNKHSIITIIAIIVIIIPFTHSGLSIIGMEQLEYRWDNPGRFSFFTMSNHGDIELCNTVPFWISFERLEVITFYDSNEMGIFSINPTTLNPLSSTIQKGVFSSEEISASQHIFMTLDFEFDGGDIRLDPNKLIVIVRADMPILGIIPYSTTTQISGFDFDQMMNAEDLSCD, encoded by the coding sequence ATGAATAAACATTCCATCATAACAATAATTGCAATAATTGTAATCATTATTCCATTTACACATTCAGGTTTGAGTATTATAGGAATGGAACAATTGGAGTACAGGTGGGACAACCCAGGCAGATTTAGTTTTTTTACGATGTCTAATCACGGAGATATTGAGCTTTGCAACACAGTTCCATTTTGGATTAGTTTTGAGAGATTAGAAGTCATCACATTTTATGATTCAAATGAAATGGGAATATTTTCAATAAATCCTACAACGCTAAATCCGTTATCATCAACCATACAAAAAGGAGTGTTTTCATCTGAAGAAATATCGGCATCTCAACATATTTTCATGACTTTAGATTTTGAGTTTGATGGTGGTGATATTAGACTTGATCCTAACAAGCTAATAGTGATTGTACGTGCAGATATGCCAATTTTAGGAATAATTCCTTATTCAACTACAACACAAATTTCAGGATTTGATTTTGATCAAATGATGAATGCGGAAGATTTGTCTTGTGATTAA
- a CDS encoding cation:proton antiporter translates to MSFEAIIFIAVLVIASKLGGELLHRIGQPTILGNVIAGIIVGPALLAIVQPIEAIELFVSIGVFFLFFLIGLEEIDIAGLFKVMKGRIFAGSAIAFLIPFLIAGLFGLTIDMDFIQSFAIASVIAASSLGVTAKVLSDLGKLKSTIGLEIFTVTAIVEFIAIIFVSVFIQIDTSSESLDISEMLWLFAKMIIFFAIAALLSVFGLPQFFKLIKKHLRVKEAYFAIVIGMILLVAYFAEVSGVHGAIGALLLGIAVSRMTREDYHEISKNVSVVGYGIFIPIFFAGIGLHFSIAFLELEWWIIAIFILIMTGVKFLSSYLAVRIAKMRPATTVAYGVMSKGAVDLALMLSLLQAGMMDNRLFSLLVLGTLITMIISSVELQRKLKKIAPFKIGASELGLVPLYFRRVVSDTPAIAVINTAFSKTTPDITIEEFQKNNTITKKPFLVFENERLVGLVSKREIDKSHKNTRDLVTIGDIMYKKIHTALPEDYLFSVIQKMNSHPFDMIPVIDTNNKVIGIITDEAIMNLLTEIKKPENE, encoded by the coding sequence TTGTCTTTTGAAGCAATTATATTCATAGCAGTATTAGTTATTGCATCAAAACTTGGAGGCGAATTACTTCACAGGATTGGTCAACCTACAATTCTTGGTAATGTTATTGCAGGAATAATTGTAGGACCAGCACTTTTAGCGATAGTCCAGCCCATTGAAGCAATTGAATTATTTGTTTCAATTGGAGTGTTCTTTTTATTTTTCTTAATTGGTCTCGAGGAAATTGACATTGCAGGATTATTCAAAGTGATGAAAGGTAGAATTTTTGCAGGTTCTGCCATTGCCTTTTTGATACCATTTTTGATTGCCGGACTATTTGGACTAACAATAGATATGGATTTCATCCAATCATTTGCAATTGCCAGCGTCATAGCAGCATCAAGCTTAGGAGTCACAGCCAAAGTATTGAGTGATCTTGGAAAATTGAAATCAACTATAGGTCTGGAAATTTTTACTGTAACAGCAATTGTAGAATTTATTGCAATCATATTTGTCAGTGTATTTATTCAAATTGATACAAGTTCTGAATCTCTAGATATCTCTGAAATGCTATGGTTGTTTGCAAAAATGATAATTTTCTTTGCAATTGCTGCACTTCTTTCAGTATTTGGATTACCTCAATTTTTTAAATTGATAAAAAAACATCTTCGTGTTAAAGAAGCATATTTTGCTATCGTGATAGGAATGATTCTTCTTGTAGCATACTTTGCTGAAGTTAGTGGAGTACATGGTGCGATTGGAGCTCTCCTATTAGGTATTGCAGTATCTAGAATGACCAGAGAGGATTATCATGAAATTTCAAAAAACGTCAGTGTTGTAGGATACGGAATTTTTATTCCAATATTTTTTGCAGGAATAGGTCTACACTTTAGCATTGCATTTTTAGAATTAGAATGGTGGATAATTGCAATATTCATTCTAATAATGACAGGAGTAAAATTTTTGAGTTCATATCTAGCAGTAAGAATTGCCAAAATGCGACCTGCAACAACTGTTGCATATGGAGTAATGTCAAAAGGAGCAGTAGATTTAGCTTTGATGTTGTCTTTATTGCAAGCAGGAATGATGGATAACAGATTATTTTCTCTTCTGGTTCTTGGGACTCTTATTACCATGATAATTTCAAGTGTAGAACTCCAACGAAAATTAAAAAAAATTGCACCATTCAAGATTGGAGCATCAGAACTTGGCTTAGTACCACTTTATTTCAGGAGAGTAGTATCAGATACGCCGGCAATTGCAGTAATCAATACGGCTTTTTCCAAAACAACCCCAGACATTACAATTGAGGAATTTCAAAAGAATAACACAATAACAAAAAAACCATTTCTTGTTTTTGAAAATGAAAGACTTGTAGGATTAGTATCAAAACGAGAAATTGACAAATCTCATAAAAATACCAGAGATCTTGTCACTATTGGAGATATCATGTATAAAAAAATTCATACAGCATTGCCTGAAGATTATTTATTTTCGGTAATTCAAAAAATGAACTCTCATCCATTTGACATGATACCTGTTATTGACACTAACAACAAAGTTATTGGAATAATCACAGACGAGGCCATCATGAATCTATTGACAGAAATTAAAAAACCAGAAAACGAGTAA